A portion of the Bdellovibrionales bacterium genome contains these proteins:
- a CDS encoding biopolymer transporter ExbD: MPIHVPGHRNRTGRQKKPVKRNAVAVLSLTAMVDMFTVLTVFLLQNYASTGEVIALPKEVKLPEAHTVKELKPSNVVVIAPDKIMLNSEFIAEFRTVKEQNDWEVESLKSQVIKLIEEGRIAESNLGNKVRRAIEGAKSGDNPEVNEIPQYKKITIQADKKVDFLTVKKIMYTVTEAGIAEINFAVIKLPDTPKGS, from the coding sequence CAAAAGAAGCCAGTCAAGCGAAATGCGGTGGCTGTGTTGTCACTGACTGCGATGGTCGATATGTTCACGGTATTGACGGTTTTCCTCCTTCAGAATTATGCAAGTACAGGGGAGGTTATTGCGCTTCCAAAGGAAGTAAAATTACCTGAGGCTCACACAGTTAAAGAGTTGAAGCCTTCAAATGTCGTTGTTATTGCCCCCGATAAGATCATGCTCAACAGTGAGTTTATTGCTGAGTTTCGGACGGTGAAAGAACAAAATGATTGGGAGGTAGAAAGTCTCAAGAGCCAAGTCATAAAGCTGATTGAGGAGGGGCGAATAGCAGAATCGAATTTGGGCAATAAAGTTCGAAGAGCCATTGAAGGAGCAAAGTCTGGAGATAATCCTGAGGTCAATGAAATTCCTCAGTACAAAAAAATCACAATTCAAGCTGATAAAAAAGTTGATTTTCTTACGGTGAAGAAAATCATGTATACGGTAACTGAGGCCGGAATCGCCGAAATCAATTTTGCTGTGATAAAACTGCCCGACACTCCCAAAGGAAGTTGA